Genomic segment of Brachyhypopomus gauderio isolate BG-103 chromosome 10, BGAUD_0.2, whole genome shotgun sequence:
TCTTTAACCTGGATGGCTCTGCAGGCTGTATACATGTACCTGACCATTGTCAAGGTGTTCAATAGCTATTTTCATAACTTCATGATAAAGATAGGAATTGTTGGCTGGGGTAGGTGGATAGGTTTTCTtaacttttacattttttaatctcACCTTTTTTTATGAGTAGAAACTTAGGAAATAATAAAATACTCTAATTCTCCAAGGCATTCCCTTGGTTGTGGTCATCATTGTCCTAAGCATCAACGAGACCAACTACACGAGGATAGGAAACACATCTCAAAATTACTTGTAAGTATAATTGATCTTAACCATTTATATTGACAGCAATACCCTACAGTCAAGACCTACAAGCTAGGATTTTTGCAAATTatacttttctctttttttaaacATATGCTTTTATGTTCTAATATAACCTCACTGTCCTCATGCACCTAGCTGCTGGATGGAGAAGAGTGTGACCTTCTACGTTACAACCATGGCGTACTTGTGCGTCGTCTTCCTGCTGACCTTTGGCATGTTCGTTGTGGTGATGGTCTTGATAAGTCGCATTAAAAGGCGAAGCCCCCATGATGCTCTGAATCGGGCCAGACTGCACAAACTCTGTAGTGTTATCTCACTTGCTGTTCTTCTAGGCCTCACCTGGGGCTTTGCCTTCTTTACGTGGGAGCCCATTAAcctcaccttcatatacctGTTCACCATCTGTAACTCACTGCATGGTAAGCATTCAAAATGTTGCATGTTCTTACATTTTTCTGTATACATTTTGTATGGCACGAAAAATAGCTCACCCCAGTTTCCAGATTAAATAGAATTGGTTATAAGGAGTTAATAATTGAACTCAAAGTCACCACATGGAGAGCTCTCCTACTCTATATTCGAAATATTATAGTTTCACAGTTCAGTTCTGCCCTGTACCAGTCCCTGTAAACACATTTACACTGGATCAGTCTATGCAACTATACTAATTATAGTTACTAATTATAGATACTAGATGACACAAttgtaaataaattatttatatatatttaacagtacggggggggggggggggtgagaggtgaTTTAAAAGTCCTTCACTGTTTCTGCAGGGTTCCTTTTCTTTGTGTTCCACTGTGCTGCAAAGCACAATGTCAGAAGACAGTGGAGAGTATTCCTGTTCTCTGGGAAATTCAGAAAATTTTCAGGTGTGTCCTACATAGCTTATCAAACATTATGTATGGGATTCAGTTAGTAAGTGGTTATCACCAAATTTATTATTTTGCCATAATGCCTCACTGGCTGTACATTATGACCTTAGAAACTAATAGAAACCAAATATTTGACACAATGGTTTTGTTGTTCTTCTATCAGCCTGTTACAAGCTTACTCTGTGAAAAGTGTCCGTCAGTGTCATAGCTAAATGGTTGCCTATAGCAGAGGCCTATTATTAGAGTTTAGTGATGTTTTATGACAAGAAACAGAGCTCTAAATATCTTTACTGGCTAATGAGAACTgaatattccacacacacacagctattcTACATAGCCAATTTTGGATGTTGCTTTTATCATATCTGAGCATGTATGTGTGAGATCTCTGTGCCTGGATCTTTGAAGGCTTTTCagtttacactgtgtgtgtgatctatttACAGAAAGAACTCAAGCAGTCTTCAGTAGGGTCACAATCTCAATCGCAGCATCACTGGCCCAGATGTCTTATTCCTTCTCAAAGAACATTACTggtaacatctctctctctctgtgtgtctccaaATCAACACCAAATCAAATACTTCAGTGTACATTGATTCTATAGTGACAAAACTTTAGAACAGAAAAGAACTGCGTGACACTTTCATGAAGTAAACACTGCCATAATGAAACATGTTCTAGCTGTATAAAGTATTATCTATGCTCTTACATATCTGTAGTCTAAACAACACTCTAAACAAAGTATTTAAGCTAAAGGAAAGGAGAATTGAGCAAATAGACAGGTCTGCATCTGTAGTCACATATCTGAAAAAATTGTTATGTGGTGTAGTGGGTTTATTACTAATACTGTAGTTTATCATTAAGATGTTTGAAAACTGAATGCTCAATCTGAGGCTGAAACACTACAAAACATTGTGGATTTTACAACCACTTAGCGGTTTGTACTATGCACTATTTGatctgttttttcttttcttcttttgaaATTGTAGTTAATAAACATCCTGAGAAAACGCTCAATAAGGACTCCAGTTTGAACGTGGGTAATAGTGATGAGCACCATGGAGAACCAAGTCGTCTATAACACGGGTATCTGTAAGAGAAGAAGACGCATTTGAGTTATGCACACAAATCAACACGTTTAGGGtcttggttgagtgtgtgtgcttttcaCATGCTGTGGTGAAATTAAATTGTGTAAATAAGCTGTGTGCCAAAGCTGTGAAATGGCATGTGGTCCTGAATGAGTGCCAAGAGAGTGTGCTGGAAGTCATTTGAGGAATGGAACGTTCTACATTCAAACCGCATTCAAAATAAAACTGAAAATGCTAGTAAAAATGCTAGATTAAATGGCAAAATAAATCGGCCAGCATATGAGGTATTGTGTATTTGTATACTTTTGTCATACAGCCATACACAtacccctgccggtcgcccctgtccacagcagcagttgtcctgtttttgttgtgttgtattcgtccctcaggtgggcggggcctatgatccgcctcacctgatggtcgcttgtctgtctatatatgtcttgtctttgtaccagttgactgctgattattatatccttaattcggatcgagtcacaggtttttggtttgcacacattcttcattaaaccctcctttttccctgagacttggcgtgatcgcttccattttattttgcactccctgCCTGTCACAATGTCTTACCTAagtacacatttacacacaattacacatgtacacagcacACTGTGATGTtaggaggaggcaggcacggcAGAGCACAATACGGTGAAACAGACTTTATTACTACAAACAGTGGTGGAGTCCAGAGCGAGTAGCGCACACTACTCTTAAACAtatcaagcacacacacacaggcacgacctttaaacaaagacgagcacgagacattgcgccaacacacattaaataggtgaactACACATTCCCCAGCAGGGCCGGaatgggcccctttttcagcccgggagtttcatgcccaaatccggcccaaaattatttttccctcccaatcggcccaaactagagattgacatgagctggcccatagggaatcctcccaaatctcccgattagccattCCGGCTCTGTTCCCCAGTGATCACAAgacgaggcacaggtgagaccaaagaacacgctcacaaacgacccacacccatggaactacaaacatggacataaccagacgcagacgacgtaacaacacacccacaaggaggggtctggAGGTGATCCGtgacacacacattaaataatattaccaaataaattaatattaataaaaaaattatccTCCTGTTCATAGCACTTTAAAATAATTGTCTgaaatttattatttatttaggtGGAAATTATTCTAAATCAAATGTACAACTAAGTGCATACGACAAAAAATATACAATAAAGTGTACATGacgacaaaaataaataaataaataaataaaaacccaAAAAGCAAGTAGCAAGATGTTGATTTCAGCTCTAGGTACCCTAACCCCACTGCACCCTTCCAGATGGCATTACCTTCATTGATACATCCAcacaggggcagtcatggtctggtggttaggatGGTTGTGCTTGTCTTGTGATCAGAGGATTGTATGTTTGATTCCCTGCTAGGCcatgaagtgcccttgagcaaggcacttaacccctacTGTTGGGGTCtggggctagggctgcccacagttctgggcacgtgtgcattcacagccccctagtgatcactagtgtgtgttttcactgcacagatgggtaaatgcagaggacaaattccAGTCTGGGTGTAAATCACAATTGGCAAATAGTTAATTTAACAAGCTTCAAGGTGGTTAAGTAATTTAGTAATAAGCATGACTGAAATATCGATCAAGAACAAAATGATCAGGAGTACAAAGACCAGTAAATAATGTTGAAAAGCAGGTATGACAGGGGGAAGGCGATTCGGGAGTAGGAATCAATCATGTAGCTGTTGCTCATTATGTAACTGATGTTGTGACGAACTGAGCGTTTCCTCCATAGCCTGGTGCCCTCTGTGGGTGGAGCCTCTGCAGATAAGTTCCTGGGTGGGGCTGCCTGCTGTGTGTTGGGGTTGATTGAGAACTCTGGGAAAGGCGAGAGGTCAGTGTCGTTGTCATGGAAACAGCCATCATATGCCATGGCCTGGGTTGCATCATAAGACACGGGCATCTGGAGCATCTGTTATAAGAAGGGCGGGATAACGTGGTATAAACGCCTCAGGTTTGTTTTAACATTTTGTGTTAATGTGATCACAAAGATATGTGTTAAATATACTTTAAAAATCCATTTTCTGAGAGTATTAACTAAAGCAAAACAGTAGGTGGAGACACTGAGTTTGTGATAACACCCACAAGCAATTTAGATTAGTTTGTTATATGGATGGTTAGAGAGTCAGAAAAGAAACCCTAATATCAATTCTGAAATGTATTCAACTGTGCAATCCCATGTATAGCACATACACCAATGTATAGATTGGCTAGAAGAAAGTGGGGACTGTGAGCCCATATCTGAatacaaagcaagcataataAAAAAAGACGAGATCTGCTGAGGAATGGAGCCCTGTCTGACCCTGTCTGTCTGAACCTGTCTATCTGAACCTGTCTGTCTGAAAATGTCTGACagaacctgtctgtctgtctgaccctgtctgtctgtctgaacctgtctgtctgtttgaacCTGTTTGTCtaaacctgtctgtctgtctgaaccTGTCTGTCTGACCTTGCTCTTCAGTTTCTTCATTTCCTCCACGGTGGTGAAGTAATTGACGGCCGCATATTCAATGACAGTCAGGAACACAAAGAGGAAACTGGCCCACAGGTAAATGTCCACAGCCTTCACGTAGGAGACCTGTGGCATGGATGCTGAGACGCCTGTGATTATGGTGGACATGGTCAACACGGTGGTGATACCTGCACAAGGAAAGGATCAGGTTACACCAGCAACCTGTTAGTGGCCATACATGCCTGTAGTCAAACTCTAGTCATCATGTGATAATGTGTGTTCATTTCACATGCCTTTCTTATTTATGTTTAGCCTCAGAGTGGAGCCTTCCTGAGAGACTGGATGTAATCTCACTGTTATATAACCCATCTCACTGTTGTGTAACCTGACTCACTGTTGTGTAACCTGTCACACTGCGGTGTAGAAGATGGAAACCGAATGGGAAAGACTCAAAGATTGACAGTGGTATTTTGTAGAACCAACAACACCTTCCAGCACTTAAAAgtgggagattagaaataggTCCTTAATGAATTACTGGTAGTTGGCTAGGATCAGTGCCAGGTTTCTTGAGTATCGGTGTGATCATTGCAacacacaaatataaataaaacaacaaaaaaacagtaATAACAGTTTGGCCTGCTTCTTTTAATGATGTTCTCATAAAGTCTGCCTACACTGTGGGTTTACACCTATTCACACAGAGTCTGTTCACACTGTGGGTTTACCTCTATTCAAACAGACACAGTTCACATTATGGGCTTACACCTGTGTTAATGCTGCCAATTACTTTTGTGGAAGAATTGAAAACCATCATGgtgcactgagaaacagaaTATTCATTTTATGCATTTCTTAACTATCTGCAATTGATTTTACTTTACTCCTCCATGGATCCCCACCTTATCATGTTGGAGGGGTTTGTGTGCCTACATGATCCTAAGAGCTAGGTTGTTGGGTCTCACAAGCCAAATTGGTTCTAGGTGATAGGCCAGACAAAGAGTGATCCAAAAAAAACCCAAGGAAATCACAATTAGCAGGACACAGACTCCCTCACCCAGATCAGGGTTACTGGGGCCTCATCCTGGAGCCAGGTCCAGGGGAGAGGCTCTTTGGCGAGCGCCTGGTGGCCGGGTCTCTACTCATGGGGCCTGGCTGGGCATAGCCTGAAGGAGATACATGGGTCCACTCTCCCATGGGCCCACCACCTGTGGGAGAGGTAGTCCTAGGAGTACGGTGCATTGTGGGGAGTGCGGTGGCTGAAGGCGGGTGCCTTGGTGTACCAATCCTTGGTTACTTAAGCTGGCTCTTGGGACATGGAACATAACCTCTCTGGTTGGGAAGGAGCCAGAGCTGGTGTGCAAGGCTGAGAGATACCAACTAGACTAGACTAGAGATACCAACTAGACTAGACTAGAGATACCAACTAGGGGATTCCATTGTTCTGTTGGGGGACTTCAATGCTCACGTGCGCAATGACAATAAGACCTGGAAGGGCGTGATTGGGAGGAAAGGCCTCACCAATCTGAATCCGAGCGACTTGGGCcactttgcttaggctactgccccagTGACCCGGACCCAGATAAATGCAGGATaacggatggatggatggatggattttaCTTTAACATACAATTAAAGTCAGTTCATTTAGCATATACTTCCTTAAACTATTGATTTTTCAATGATTTAAAGGATTTCTGCATGATTTTTCAAAATTAAATATTTTCTTCTACATAAAGAAAATGACCATGATTTGCAAGAATTGCTAGCTAATATAGAATTTTGAATTGGGACCAAAATTTAGCAGCTTCCCAGAAAGTGATACCTAAGGAAACTCGGGCAGGGACGGCCCTCCTGTCGATCCAGAAAGAGACCCATGAGAGCATAACCATGAGCATGGTAGGGAAGTAGGTCTGTAGCATGAAGAAGAAGATGTGCCTTCTGAGGATGAAGGTGATGTAGAGTCTGTTATAccagcctgagagagagagaaacaaaacaaaatgcacatgaTCCCAGCAGACATAACAGACAGCACAGTGATATGTGAACTCTCACAGGATAGAGGGGGTTGGGTGAGAGTTTGTACTGTCAGATTAAATTTTTACTATTATGAAAGCAAAGTTTATTAAGagcaagagaatgaaagaacaTTTCTGGCTACTATATGACATTATGACTGAAGTCTGGAAGAAAGACTATGCCCGAAACCCTGCCCTGACCTCTCTGTATTTATGTTTTCAAACTTCTCTGTTTTCTCCATGGAGAATCctgcatccctctctctccatctctccatccatcTCCCCCATTATGGCACGCTGGCTTCTCCCACCTACAGAGGCCACCATTGGAGGTCTCTATCCCTTAGTTAACTAGATTAATTTATGCTGCTCACCTTTGCAGCCAAGCATGCTGGGATATCTCACAGGGCTCCTCAATTTTCACACAgtgtataccccccccccccccaaatacaCACCTGTGCATACATGAGTGTCTGATACTGGGACCAGAGTGTCAAAGAACAGCTTCTATTTGAAGTCCCTCCTAGAGGTTCTATAATTGAGCCCAGCAGGAGAATGAAAGTTGGAGAGCAGGGCGCACGTCAGGACAAACGTACCTGTACTGCTGTAGAAGGCTAGCCCATAGGAGGGGTGAAACTCTTCAATAAAAAACTGAGAGAGCACAATCTCATCAGTCCTTAATGAGTGGTTCCCATTCTTCCAGTAGAGCATGAGGTCATTCTCATTGTACGCATCTGCAAGATagcacagagaggagcagaggtGAGATGAGACAGGTTTCCCCTTCAAAGAAACAGCATGTCTAGGCAGAGAGGACAGAGCAGTCCACCCTCAGATCTCTTAGGTCCCCTCAGAAGAGAATAGAGACAGAAAGATATGCACTGAGGGTTACCTCAGAACTATCTTGCTTGTCAGAGCATAGCTTCATGTCTGTATTTGTCGCTATGTTTACATATGACCTGAATGTTTATATATGACCTGAATGTTTTActgaaagaataaaaagaatgTGCATTCGGGCTTGAAAAAGGTTAGGCTTGGTGTGTAGTGTGCCAAATCAAAACATACACCACCAGAGTacatattatattaattattaattacaaatacacacacacacacacacacacacacacacacacacacacacacacacacacacaaacacaaacacacacaaaaacatagtACTCACAACTCTCCAGTTCCAAAGAACAGTTCTGTGTATCTAGAGGAAAGCTACTGAAGTCCATGGAGCACAAAGCAGTCACTGTGATTCTGCAACAAAGCACAACTCTACTGGAACTGACAAAATATCCTTAACAAATATTCATCTACGAGCATTTTATCTGCTAATTTTCTTCTGCTTTAAACAAGGTGCAGCCTCATATTTTAAATTACCTGCTCAATTTTGACATGTTTTGCttttagatttatttattttttttagattttttaaaatcCAGCAGGACTGGTTCCAAACCATAACTCATCTGTTGGCATGCTCTGACCTGTATCCTCTCCACACtggtttctgaccacaggaccatCAGATTCCGGTTATGTGGGAGGTGAACCAGAGGCATGGCTGTTGGGGCCAAGCTGCTACACACAGATTTTCAGACACAGCTGCATTGTTGGAGGTTTTGTACTGAGTTGAAAATGGTCCGCCACCCAAACAAAAGTGGTGAGATCATTGCTAAAGGGTTAGATATCTAGCACTAATTATGTCTAATTACACACTAAAGAAGTCTAACACTAATTATGTGTGGAAACTGGCATGGACTCTGTCTGAAAGCACTGAAGAAAAAGTCTAATAGTTTCTTGGTCGATGGTGAGTATATATTACTTTACAAGTGATAAATACAGTGATACACAGCTTAAAGCAAACATAATAGTGACTCAGAGGTGCAAAGTACATTTCTCACACACAGGATCTCAGTCATAGGCACACCCGATAAAGTGTAAatgtcaaatgtgtgtgcaggttcaaAGCACTTGAGATAAACTCTGAATGAAGATCAAAACTCCTACGCTTAATCAATCGACAGAGAAGAAAACATCTTGTCCACTCCTTGCACGACTCTCTCCTCACACTGAGCATGTGAGAGGGACAACcctctgtgatcagatgcaaagtcGCTGTGGATAAgagctaaatgctgtaaatgtaaagagTACGTGACAGGCGGAGCATGCGTCTCAACACAACGAGAGAGTACGTGACAGGCGGAGCCTCGTCAGAGAGGAGCCCGTGTGCTGGACTGTACCTGACACTGTAGAGTATGTTGCCGTCTGGGTACACTCTCAACATGATGTTCTCCGTGGTGGTGTCATGAATGAAAGAGCGTTTCGAATGAACAAAGAAGACGTCAGGCACCCAGATCTTTTTCACGAGACGCGAGTCAAACGTGCGGCTTTTATTGTTAGTGGACGGGAAGGCCAGCCTGTCGTCCTGCCAGTAGTGCCTCAAATAAAGGGTCATGGTGAagtcctaaacacacacacaggaatgtgTAGCTGAGTAGAAATGCACAAAAGAATGAGTAATAAAGGGAGACTTGCTCAGAGCAGTTCTGGTAAAGGCTATCAGTTTTTAAAACTGATatcagttttttttatatttattctgtaaacCACTGTTGATGGCAGTGGCTTTTGTTCTAGCAGGTAGCTGTTATTTTGGAGACCTGGTAACTCCAGGGCTTAGCCAAATCTTGCTGTTAACTGAACTTGAATTGTCCTCCTTACTCACCTTTCTGGGCAAAGAAATGTGTGTCGTCTATGTTTAAAACAGCAGTGAAATCACTGTACAATCATTACTTACACAATGAGTTTTTACTGCCATGTCTACATATGTGTAGCACAGTAGTTAACAGATTGGTAAACTTTAGGTTCATCTTGACTACAGATTATGTTCACATATCACAACACATTTAAGCATGGTGGATCGTTACCATGTTGACCTCGGAGATGGTGTCAATACTTTCCACCTGCACATCAATGCCTACTGGAATTGCTGACCCTAGGAAATAACACAGACATGCAGGTCTATGTTTAAAATATTTCCAACCTCTTGTTTAAAGAAGCATGTAGCAATTTTTTCCAATGATTTTTCCTCAAGTTATCAAGCAGCAATTCCACTGACTCCTAGTAGTCTGGAGTACATCAGACATTTCTAaatctatttaaaatattgtcACTCAAATGTAGGGACCTGCTCTCCCACCCACTTGTTTGTGCTTTATGGAGCATAAACTGGTTCACTGAGAGACTATAAAACAATCTTATTCTTCATTTTATGTGAGTGGCATTTTTCTGCTATGTTTTGGTGGTAAAATGACTTAGGGCTACTCTTTTAAGACTGTACAAGAGGGCAAAATGCTATACATACCCCTGTCCACTTGAGAGGTTATTAATATATACTGCTATGAACCACGTGTGCTGTCCAACAACAGCAAATTTACACCAAATCTACAAACTGCTTTCTGATATCAGAACAGTTAATGTCCTGGATAATGCAGGCAAAGTGTGTAATTTTACAGGCTGAAGAAGCAGGCCATGGCTTAAGGAAACTGTTTTGAAAATGCAAAGACATTTACTTTACGGTGAGTATTATTCACCACCAAATTGAATGGCTATATGGTTATGCATGAACAGACTGCTGGTTTATTAAATATAATGTATACACTATACACTAGTACAGAGAAGGAGTGGagtggtgtgacactactgtgcggACAGAGTCAGTCTGGCTTCATACCAACATGGTGCTGTTTGTTTTTCTGTCTCTTCTGTCTGGTTTTGTGCATCCTTCTCTATAATTTTGTAAATATCTCCCAGTGAGAGTTCAGCAGAAGACATTAATCTATCCAAACATTCCTGGAAGTGTGTGAGGCATGTTTCCATTTCCCATAGGAGACCGACATTGTGGTATAAGTAGGATTATCTTGTATAGACAAATGCTATCTATATCAATCATTTTGCTGTGATTACTGATGTACTGTGTACTCTCTTGTGGATtggaagataaagataaatgtTTTCATCTCCCCATAAGGACAAACTGTGGCCACACACAAGCCAACTCTCCAAGGCTTCTGCACCACACAACCTCTTCATTGTAATAGCAACGGTACACTATACCACGTTTGCTAAACATGTTTGTTAAATATTTGCCTTTTTCGTTGCATTTATGTAATCTTTTAATCTACATTTTTCTAGATGTTTTTAAACATGTCAGAATCTGAAAGCaggaagaagaaagaagaagaaaaatgaAGGATGATCTTGCAGGATGTGGCCCTCGTGGCCCTCTAACACACATTGCTCTAACTTACATTCCTTTAACTCACATTCCTCTCACTGACTCCATTGCTGGAGGTCCATCCACTCAGGGGTCAGAACTGCTTGTACAAGCATGTTCTAAAACACCATGACTGAAACTAACCTGGAGGGTGTACTACCATTGTCTAATGTCAGCTCCCCACTGTATGTCTGGATCCAGTCGGACTCATAGTGTTGAATCAGCGTTGTTTTCCAACAAATTTATTTCGAGTTATCAAGAGAGATGTGTACAATGCCACTACACAGTCTAACTCACGTATCCAGCCTCTCAGTCAgataatctctctctctatcaccacacacacatctcttttAACTCCCCACTACTCActagtataaaatgtaaaaagtagGTCATCACAAATGAGCTAAAAAAAGGATTTAtaagctcaaacacacacacacacacatatagcctACCACAAATGAGGTGAAGACACACACCTCCATTTCCTTAACTGAGGTGAGAGTCCAATCTCTAGATGACAGAAAGTTGCATCTTAGTCATTTCATGTCACCTTGGAGATGGGGAAATAAGTTTTGCTGACCTCCAAAGCCTGGCCTCATGGCAAAGTCGTGGTCCTCAATGCGAAGAAGCTGCTCCGATTTTATCAGCAGAGACTTGGTGCTGTCAGACTTTTTCATTTTAAAGTCTATCTGCCTGAGAGAAGTCATTAGAAAAAAATATCACAGAAGCATCAGCTAAATAATACAGGACGCAGTCACATATCAGCAGCCATAGATATATGCATAACGTACCCCTACCTACATTCACATATGTACATTTACCTTCACTCATTAGTATGTGATGAATTGTTAAAATAAATTGTTTAATAAAATTTCCAAAAAAATTGTGTTTACCTCTTTGTGAAACTTTATGTCCAGAGTGACTGTGATGTTATAAATGCCCAGTCATCTGTACACTATTTGCTTACCCCTGAAGTTCTAACAACATCCAAAAAACCTTGTAAGATCAGGTTACAACAGAGAAGATGATCTAGGCCAGTCGTAATGCCTTTATTTCGTCATATAAACGTATTCAGGTGTACAGTACTGGGGTCAGAGCAGAGGGTCAATCATGGTGCCCCTGGAGCTGAGAGGGTTAAGGGCGTCGATCAAGGGCCCAACAGCAGCTGCACAACAGGGCTGGAAGTCACACCCACAACCTTCTAATTGGCAGCCTAAAGGCCGTGCCAACTATTAACCTTTGGCGTGATCAGGATCATTATCTGTGTTTTTTCCGTTTCTGTCATAGTGGCTGGAGCCAAATCCTTATCCTGAATGAGCAGCAAACCGCACTGACAGTCCCGTGAGGAACTGTGTCGTCTCGTCTGCAGATTATACACACTAAGATTTAGGACACAGCTCTGCTCCCTCAGGAGACAAGAGCCAGTCCAATTCAGCTTTTACAGATGCGAAAGGAGTTGCAGTCACAGTATAAAACATGCATAAACTTTCAATCTTTTGCAGCACACACAAGACTGCTATGACAGTTAGTTAATATCAGTAACTTGCACACCAACATCAAACACCGACATAATGTAAGTAAACCAGCACTATCCTCACCCTCTGTGtttgttgcgtgtgtgtgcgttctcCCCGAGAGAGGCTTCCGTGTGTCTGCGGTGGCTCTCACTGAGCAAGGGGACGGGCCATAGCCAGGCCAAGCACAACACTCTCAGTGCCCGCTGAGACAGGTTCATGACGGGGGCTGGAGCTCCAGAGACTCCATGGAGGAGAGACAGCACAGCTCCCTGGCCTTGGAGCATCCGGCGTGGGTTGAGCGCGTGTAACTGCACCCCTCATCCAGCAAACCCTTGCATCTCTAAGCATATTCCATTCTTCATAATGTCTTGGCACGCTTAACT
This window contains:
- the gabrr3a gene encoding gamma-aminobutyric acid receptor subunit rho-3a isoform X2; amino-acid sequence: MLQGQGAVLSLLHGVSGAPAPVMNLSQRALRVLCLAWLWPVPLLSESHRRHTEASLGENAHTRNKHRGQIDFKMKKSDSTKSLLIKSEQLLRIEDHDFAMRPGFGGSAIPVGIDVQVESIDTISEVNMDFTMTLYLRHYWQDDRLAFPSTNNKSRTFDSRLVKKIWVPDVFFVHSKRSFIHDTTTENIMLRVYPDGNILYSVRITVTALCSMDFSSFPLDTQNCSLELESYAYNENDLMLYWKNGNHSLRTDEIVLSQFFIEEFHPSYGLAFYSSTGWYNRLYITFILRRHIFFFMLQTYFPTMLMVMLSWVSFWIDRRAVPARVSLGITTVLTMSTIITGVSASMPQVSYVKAVDIYLWASFLFVFLTVIEYAAVNYFTTVEEMKKLKSKMLQMPVSYDATQAMAYDGCFHDNDTDLSPFPEFSINPNTQQAAPPRNLSAEAPPTEGTRLWRKRSVRHNISYIMSNSYMIDSYSRIAFPLSYLLFNIIYWSLYS
- the gabrr3a gene encoding gamma-aminobutyric acid receptor subunit rho-3a isoform X1, giving the protein MLQGQGAVLSLLHGVSGAPAPVMNLSQRALRVLCLAWLWPVPLLSESHRRHTEASLGENAHTRNKHRGQIDFKMKKSDSTKSLLIKSEQLLRIEDHDFAMRPGFGGSAIPVGIDVQVESIDTISEVNMDFTMTLYLRHYWQDDRLAFPSTNNKSRTFDSRLVKKIWVPDVFFVHSKRSFIHDTTTENIMLRVYPDGNILYSVRITVTALCSMDFSSFPLDTQNCSLELESYAYNENDLMLYWKNGNHSLRTDEIVLSQFFIEEFHPSYGLAFYSSTGWYNRLYITFILRRHIFFFMLQTYFPTMLMVMLSWVSFWIDRRAVPARVSLGITTVLTMSTIITGVSASMPQVSYVKAVDIYLWASFLFVFLTVIEYAAVNYFTTVEEMKKLKSKVRQTGSDRQTGLDKQVQTDRQVQTDRQGQTDRQVLSDIFRQTGSDRQVQTDRVRQGSIPQQISSFFIMLALYSDMGSQSPLSSSQSIHWCMCYTWDCTVEYISELILGFLF